One window of the Colletotrichum destructivum chromosome 6, complete sequence genome contains the following:
- a CDS encoding Putative DNA methylase, N-6 adenine-specific, methyltransferase EEF1AKMT1/ZCCHC4, translating into MSNSDSDDEPITLSSHALAALAEFNAEKDARQAKFERLKAQCDANAAGGLPLSMEAFTEDWNESQFWYSDDTARLLAGYLLEGADESTTIGIVSAPSAFIALRNLMNERDPSLGRPKVVLLEHDTRFNVFPEFVYYDFKTPFKLPAELKGTVDRVICDPPFLSEDCQTKTAMTVRWLGKPDATNSNNRVIVVTGERMATLVNKVYRPLGVRTVGWAPTFARGLSNEFYCYANFECKDWTWREAATN; encoded by the exons ATGTCGAACTcggacagcgacgacgagcccat CACGCTCTCTTCCCACGCCCTCGCGGCGCTGGCCGAGTTCAACGCTGAGAAGGACGCCCGCCAGGCGAAATTTGAGAGGCTCAAGGCACAGTgcgacgccaacgccgccggtggATTGCCGCTGTCCATGGAGGCGTTCACCGAGGACTGGAACGAGTCTCAGTTTTGG TACTCCGATGACACGGCGAGGTTACTGGCTGGGTACCTCCTTGAGGGCGCTGATGAATCCACCACCATCGGCATCGTGTCTGCGCCGAGCGCATTCATTGCTCTGCGCAACCTCATG AATGAACGAGACCCGAGTCTGGGACGGCCCAAGGTCGTCCTGCTGGAGCACGACACGCGCTTCAACGTCTTTCCCGAGTTCGTCTATTACGATTTCAAGACGCCATTCAAACTCCCAG CCGAGCTCAAGGGTACCGTCGACCGTGTTATATGCGACCCGCCGTTTCTCAGCGAGGACTGCCAGACCAAAA CCGCCATGACGGTCCGATGGTTGGGCAAGCCTGACGCCACCAACTCCAATAACCGTGTCATAGTCGTCACTGGCGAGAGGATGGCAACCCTCGTGAACAAGGTGTACAGGCCCCTTGGTGTCCGCACCGTCGGCTGGGCGCCGACATTCGCACGTGGTCTGAGCAACGAGTTCTACTGCTACGCCAACTTCGA